The following coding sequences lie in one Trichoderma breve strain T069 chromosome 1, whole genome shotgun sequence genomic window:
- a CDS encoding organic solute transporter ostalpha domain-containing protein codes for MVAIDQSSRILVFARADDDDSCARPTTDDNGDVLSIGITTHTLLKILSAVFLGLTVLNSIIHITRHLTRYTAPIQQRQIIRIILVPTVFAIFSFLSVLFYQTSIYLRPLAEIYESIAIPAIFILYVHYVFPGSHSWRELFYRLEDPYSREASIAGGDVTWFKRTCVFVFQYPISKTASSIVEIATQGAGVYCVNSLAPRHAHLWCEIINVLSIVLAVPHVIRFERRMKEHIDPNHKPGVKLWTFKGFVFLQFVQLILFGLLNGRLSHPTASITFNDLYYGIPATLTCIEAWIFTIIFMWSFSTKEYAPKNIDGQCHRMPFWRALLDSLNIADLVGAIATLIRILMEGNWQPVREDQNGGERK; via the exons ATGGTTGCCATAGATCAGTCATCTCGTATTCTCGTGTTTGCTAGAgcggatgatgatgattcttgCGCTCGCCCTACCACGGACGATAATGGAGACGTCTTAAGCATTGGCATCACGACACACACGCTATTGAAGATTCTCTCGGCTGTCTTTCTCGGCCTGACTGTTCTCAACAGCATAATTCACATTACGCGACATCTTACCAGATACACCGCTCCAATTCAGCAGCGACAAATTATCCGGATAATCTTGGTCCCTACCGTCTTTGCCatattctcttttctttctgtaCTATTCTATCAGACGTCCATATACTTGCGTCCATTGGCTGAAATCTACGAATCCATCGCTATTCCCGCAATCTTCATACTCTACGTTCATTACGTTTTCCCCGGTAGCCACTCATGGCGGGAACTTTTTTATCGGCTTGAAGATCCATATAGTAGAGAGGCCAGCATTGCTGGCGGCGATGTGACTTGGTTCAAACGCACCTGCGTCTTTGTTTTCCA ATACCCAATCTCAAAAACAGCTTCTTCGATTGTGGAGATTGCCACGCAAGGCGCTGGAGTGTACTGCGTCAACTCGCTGGCTCCGCGCCATGCACATCTTTGGTGCGAGATCATAAATGTTCTGTCAATTGTGTTGGCCGTACCGCATGTCATTCGCTTCGAGCGCCGAATGAAGGAACACATTGATCCAAATCACAAGCCTGGAGTCAAACTGTGGACCTTTAAAggttttgttttccttcAGTTTGTACAGTTGATCCTCTTTGGGTTACTGAATGGCCGACTCTCTCACCCAACTGCGTCCATTACTTTCAATGACCTGTATTATGGTATTCCTGCTACTCTGACCTGTATAGAGGCATGGATTTTCACGATTATTTTTATGTGGTCTTTCTCAACGAAAGAGTATGCGCCCAAAAACATTGATGGACAATGCCATCGTATGCCCTTTTGGCGCGCGCTTCTGGACTCTCTCAATATTGCAGACCTTGTTGGAGCAATAGCCACATTGATCCGTATTCTGATGGAAGGAAATTGGCAACCGGTTAGAGAAGACCAAAACGGTGGCGAAAGAAAGTGA
- a CDS encoding amino acid permease domain-containing protein translates to MEASPKPTFDQDEGVIGIAIPTDETNQAPTNGQNGQLKRNLNSRQINMFSIAGSIGTGLLIATGAALANGGPGSMLIAFAILGFICYNVLVAYGEMATAFPMDKGFSGYAARFVDPAYGFATGLNYFCKYAVLLANNLTASGLIMQYWLPHVNVGVWIVSFAVPIIFINLFPVKVFGEIEFVAAIIKTLVILGLMILCLVIDLGGGPNHDRLGFRYWKDPGAFNAHLVEGATGRFLGWWSCMVSAGFVYMGTEVVGVAFGEADKPWKVIPRAIRQTFWRILFLYVGAVFLLGLVVPYNSPNLMTATHSKTGAGASPFIVAIKDAGISFLPGFINGCLLVFVLSAANSDIYIASRTLYGLARDNYLPQIFTRTYGAVPIVAVGTASIFFLLALMNVTTGSNQVFSDLVSLATIFGLFNWISIMVTYLSFRRGMEAQNMPRASLPYTESWMKLRVSGSLFITCLVILFNGVNNFIPSFQAKPFVFAYVGIPIHIVLILGPKLLFRYCRVQPASMDLFTGRITAEEKQAAEREEKREAPQRNLRLFARFRQRRLE, encoded by the exons ATGGAAGCCTCGCCGAAACCGACCTTTGATCAAGATGAAGGTGTTATCGGCATCGCGATACCAACGGATGAGACCAACCAGGCTCCCACAAATGGCCAAAATGGCCAACTCAAGAGGAACCTCAACAGCCGGCAAATCAACATGTTTTCGATCGCCGGCTCTATTGGTACTGGACTGCTGATTGCAACGGGCGCTGCTCTAGCTAACGGAGGGCCTGGCTCGATGCTGATAGCATTTGCCATTCTGGGGTTTATCTGTTACAACGTGCTTGTTGCTTACGGAGAGATGGCAACGGCCTTTCCCATGGACAAGGGATTCAGTGGATACGCAGCACGCTTTGTAGATCCAGCCTATGG ATTCGCAACAGGACTGAACTACTTCTGCAAGTATGCCGTTCTTTTAGCCAACAACTTGACCGCGTCCGGCCTCATAATGCAGTATTGGCTGCCCCATGTCAATGTTGGCGTCTGGATTGTCTCATTTGCAGTCCCGATCATTTTTATCAAT CTTTTCCCAGTCAAGGTTTTTGGAGAAATCGAATTTGTCGCCGCAATCATCAAGACCCTCGTGATTCTGGGACTGATGATACTCTGCTTGGTCATTGATCTCGGCGGAGGCCCGAATCATGACAGACTCGGATTCCGCTACTGGAAAGATCCTGGAGCTTTCAATGCCCATCTCGTTGAGGGAGCAACGGGGCGGTTTCTGGGCTGGTGGTCCTGCATGGTCAGCGCGGGCTTCGTATACATGGGAACAGAGGTCGTCGGTGTGGCCTTTGGAGAGGCAGACAAGCCATGGAAGGTGATTCCTCGTGCTATACGACAGACATTCTGGCGTATTCTGTTTCTTTATGTAGGGGCTGTTTTTCTCTTGGGTTTGGTTGTGCCGTACAACAGCCCTAACTTGATGACTGCAACTCACTCAAAGACAGGAGCTG GCGCTTCTCCTTTTATTGTGGCGATCAAGGATGCAGGCATCAGTTTTCTCCCGGGCTTCATTAATGGCTGCCTGCTTGTTTTTGTGTTGAGCGCAGCAAACTCGG atatatatatcgCATCACGAACACTCTACGGCCTAGCTCGTGACAACTACTTGCCTCAAATATTTACCAGGACCTACGGCGCTGTCCCTATTGTGGCGGTTGGAACggcttccatcttctttctcttggcGCTAATGAACGTCACGACTGGCAGTAATCAGGTATTCAGCGATCTTGTATCGCTTGCCACCATTTTCGGCTTATTTAACTGGATTAGCATCATGGTTACTTATCTGTCATTCCGGCGCGGTATGGAGGCACAAAATATGCCCCGCGCTAGCCTTCCTTATACCGAGTCGTGGATGAAATTGAGAGTCTCTGGAAGCCTTTTCATTACATGTCTTGTTATTTTGTTTAATG GCGTAAACAACTTTATACCGTCCTTTCAGGCGAAGCCATTCGTGTTCGCTTATGTGGGAATTCCCATTCATATTGTGCTCATATTGGGTCCAAAACTCCTCTTTCGATACTGTCGCGTGCAGCCAGCATCAATGGACCTTTTCACGGGTCGCATTACAGCCGAAGAGAAACAAgctgcagagagagaggagaagagagaagctcCCCAAAGGAACTTGCGTCTTTTCGCACGATTTCGTCAACGGAGACTGGAGTAA